The following nucleotide sequence is from Austwickia chelonae.
GCTGAACCGGGACGACTCCTTCATCTCCCGGATCGCCGGACGCCTCGAAGAAGCCCCGCGATCGCAGCGGCCGGTGCCTCCGCGGATCGGTTACTTCGGTGTCCACCCGGAGATCGCCGACCGGCTGCCGGAGCTGCTGGAGGCAGACCTGCGCTCGGACGAGGAGACGGCGCTGCCCGACCTCGGCGCGGGTGACGGGCTTCTCCGCCCGATCGACGAGAACTCCTTCGAGATCCTCTTCGGGGACGGCAGCAAGGTCGGTCCTCTCGAGCTGCGCCAGCGAGGACTGGCAGCCATGATCAACGCCACCGCGGCGACGACGATGGCACGGCAACTGCTCGGTGCCGAATTCGACGTGGCCGCTGCGGAACGCGCGCTGCGGAATGTCGCTCCGCCCTTCGGTCGCGGCGAGGTCGTCGACGTCGACGGGCAGCCTCTGGAACTCGTCCTGGTGAAGAACCCCGCCGGGTTCACCGTGGCCCTGGGCACCTACGGTTCCTCACCGGTGGCCACCATGATCGCGATCAATGACGACTATGCCGACGGGCGCGACGTCAGTTGGCTCTACGACGTCTCCTTCGACTCCCTGGCCGAGCGGGGCGTGGCCATCACCAGTGGTGTCCGGGCCTACGACATGGCTTTGCGTCTGCACTACGACGACATCACCACCTACGCCCAGGAACCTGACCTGGAGAAGGCCCTGGAGCAGTTCCTGGAGACCTACCCGAACGAACCCAAACGGATCTTCTGCACCTACACCGCGATGATGGCCCTGCGGCGGATGCTCGCTGCTCGCTACGGGCTGGCCGCGATCGGTGAGGACAACCCCGGGAAGAGCGAGAGGCTGGCATGAGCACGCAGGATGTGGTGGTCACTCACCCGGAGGGGGAGAGCAAGGGCACCGTGGTGCTGGTGCACATCTACCCGAAGGAGATGAGCATCTACGGTGACCTGGGCAATACCCGGGTCCTGCAGCGTCGGCTGAACTGGCACGGGTACAGCTGCCAGCTGCACCGTCACCACCCCGGAGAGGACTTCCCCGAGGACGCCCACATCGTGCTGGGCGGCGGCGGCCAGGACTCCGGGCAGGCCAGGGTGGAGTCCGACCTCGAACGCAACGGACCGGTGCTGAAGGCCTTGGCCGACGACGGCTGCCCGATGCTGATGATCTGCGGCATGTATCAGCTTTTCGGCAATGCCTTCGTGACGCTGGAGGGGCGGCGGTTGCCAGGTCTGGGCATCCTCGATGTCACCACGACCGGGAACACCACCCGGATGATCAGCCCGGTCGTCCTGGAGACCGACTACGGGAAGATCGTCGGCTACGAGAACCACTCCGGCGCCACTGTCCTCGGACCGGGCCAGCAGCCCTTCGGCCGGGTGCTCCACGGTTATGGCAACAACCCTGAGGACGGGACGGAAGGGGCGCACACCAACCGCGTCTTCGGCACCTACCTGCACGGTCCGATCCTCCCGGCGAACCCGGTCTTCGCCGATGCCCTCATCGCCGACGCCGTCGAGCGCGGGCTGGGCCGTCCCTTCGACGGGGAAGACATCGACGACACCCTGGCGCTCCAGGCCCGGGAACGGCAGATCACCAGGCTGCTGTCCGGTAAGGAGAAACGAGACCGCAAGGGTGCTTGACCGGACAGACGGCAGGAGCTGCCTCTGCGCACACCCCTCAGCACATGGTCGTGGGCCGCACCGGAAGAACATCGGTGCGGCCCACGACCATGTCGGCTCAGTGGAAGACCGGGAGAGGCCCGGGCGGCGGATCGTCCGGGTCGTCCTCTTGTCCGACCTGGTAATGCCGTCGAGTTGCCGTCCACGCACCCGCGGACAACAGCCCCAGGGGGATCTCCAGGATGTGGCTGTAGATCGCGAAGAGCACCACCGAGGCCGCTGCTGCCGCATGATCGGCACCGAAGGCGATCATCAACCCCGCCGCCAGCTCGGTGACTCCGATGCCGCCGGGGGTCACCGGGACCATCGTGAGCATCCGCGAGAGCGCATAACAGGCGAAGGCCTGCGACCAGGGGAGGTCGATGCCGAAGGCGGTCATGCACTCGCGGAAGAGGAAGAAGTAGATCCCGAGGAAACCGACGATGCCTAAGGTCAAACGGACCCACCCCGGCCGGATCACATGGATGACCCTGGAACGCATGTCGACGGCGACAGCCTCGACGTCCTGGTGGTACTCCTTGCGGAACAGTCGCAGCATCGGCTTCACCACGCGGTCAAGCGCACGGCCGATCCGGTGGGCTCCTTTGTCCGACGCGATGATCCCCACGGCCAGGGAGACCATGACCGCGGCAACTCCGACGGCGCCCCAGCCGCCGACGACGATCAGATGGGGAAGGTCGGTGGCGCCGTCGGCCAACAGCCACAGGATGGCGAACATCGGGAGCAACGCTCTGACCAAGAGATTCCAGATGGTCGTGATGATCAGAGAGGTGCCGATGTTGCGGTGGCTGAACCCCCAGGACCGGAAGATCGCGTACTGCGCTGCGACACCCATCGCGCCTCCACCGGGCATCGCATTGGAGACCCCGGAACCGCACAGGTTCACGATGAGCGCCGGCGTATGCCGCAGGCCGGGCAGCGATGCGGACAGGGTGAAGGTGTAGGAGTACAGGCCGCCCATCATCAACATGAAGAGAAGGAAGGCCTTCGCCCAGCCGAGGCGTTGCAGCTCGGCGAGGATCTGGGTCCACGAGGTGTGGGTGATCCAGGGCAGGACCCAGCCGAGCAGGAAGGTCGCTGCACCGAGACCGACAACGACTTGCACCAGGCGGGTGAACCGGTCCTTCGCCCTCGTCCGGCTCGCATCCTTCGAGGGGTCGGGTTCAGGGTTGGTGCTCTTCGCCGGTTCAGCGTGCTCCACGAGACCCCCCGATCATGACGGTGTGCCGGCAACGGCTGGGCAAAGCAGCGGCTACCGAAGCGGTGATGGGTAGCGGGCTACAAACCCGCGAAGACGTCCCTTTCGAGAGTACCTGCAGATGTCCGGAAGGTCGGATATCTGTAGGGGCGTCGTCTGGCGATCGGTTCACCGGGTGCCAGGCCGGACGCATCGGCGAACCATTCTCGCCCGAAGGCCAGGGCATAGACCGGTGCGGGGAGACGGAGGAATGCGGCCAGGGTGCGATCCGCTCCTGCATCCGCCGCTGCTTGCGAGGCATGAGCCGCCATCGACGCCCGCTTGGCGGCGATCTGACGACGGACATCGATCCGGAAGGTGATCTCCTCCCGCGGAGAATAGGAACGGCGAAAGGCCGCCGGGTCGAAATCGGACGGATAGCGGTATACCTTGCCCACGAGTTCTACCGTCCTGGCGATCAGCTCACGGGGGACGGTGGCCTCCAACAGCCGTGGCGTGCCAGCGATCAGTGCGGCTCGCCGGGCCACCTCGTGCACCCGCACATGGTCCCGATGGCCGTATCCGCCGTTGGCGTCATAACCGAGCAGGACCTGTGCCTGCTCAGCTTGCAGGATCTCCACCAGCCGGTCGACCACGTCCTGCGGGTCTGCGCGCAGGAAACGTTCACGACCAGGTGGATCCGGGGGGAGATCGCCGGTCATTCCTGAATCGGCATAACCCAGGTGGATGACCTCCGACACCCCTAGAGAAGCTGCGCTGGAGCGCAGCTCGTTCAACCGACGTTCGCCGAGAGTGCGCCCGTCGGAGTCCCGGTAACTCTGCGACGTCATCCCCTGATCGCCGTCGGTGGCCACGACGAGCACCACCCGGTGTCCTCGCGCAGCAGCCTCAGCGAGAGTGCCCGCTTCAAGGAGGGCTTCGTCGTCGGGATGGGCGTTGAAAGCGACCAGGGTGTGACTCATGGAGACGATGATGACGGACGGCACGGACATCCGGCATCCCCGGTGTGTCGGATGCCCAGCTGCGGGGCTCGCCCGGGCAATTCACCTGATGATCAGCGAATGTCCTGAAAATGGTTGCTTTTTGGTTGATTCTCCGAGTGCTGACTCCTGTTCGAGCTCGGTGATGTGTGATCCTTGGGCATTGTGAAGATCGCCCTGTTGTCCGACTGCTACCTGCCACGTCTGGGTGGGATCGAGGTTCAGGTTCGTGATCTCGCCTACCATCTGCTGGCGGCGGGGCACGAGGTCGAGGTGTTCACTGCCACCCTCGGTGACCACGACGAGCGCGGCGGTGTGGTCGAGATCGTGGACGGCCTGCCGATCCACCGGATGGGCATCGAACTTCCCGGACGGCTACCGATGAACCCGCTGGCCGCGCGGGAGATGAAACACCGCCTCACCGTCGGCTCTTTCGATGTCGCCCACGTCCACATGGGCATCACCAGTCCGTTCACCGTCGACTGCACCCGAGTGGCCCTGCAACTGGGGCTGCCGGTGTCCATGACCTGGCACTGCATGCTCGGCCCCGCCGAACCGCTCTTCCACATCAGCCGGATCGCCCGGATGTGGGCACGCTGCGGTGTCGCGATGAACGCGGTCTCCCGGGTCGCCGCAGGGCCGGTGCAACGAGCTCTGGGTCCGTGGGGCACCTGCCACGTGCTGCCCAATGGCATCGACGCTTCGACCTGGTGGAGGGAACCGGACGATCAGACAGCCTTGGAGCCACCCTCCCGGGACAGCGAACTCCAGGTGGTCTCGGCGATGCGCCTGGCGAACCGTAAACGGCCGTTGCCCTTCCTGCAGGTGATGCGACAGGTGCGGCAGATGATTCCCGAGGTTCCTTTCCGGGTGACGATTCTCGGCGAAGGCAGACAAGGGTCGTTGGTCCGGGCCTACGTCAAGCGTTACGGCATGACCGACTGGGTGGACCTGCCTGGCCGAGTCAGCCGGCCCGAGCTGCTCAACCTCTACCACAGCAGTCATATCTATGCTTCACCGGCAAAGTTGGAGTCCTTCGGCATCGCTGCTCTGGAGGCCCGCTGCGTCGGACTGCCTGTGGTAGGCCGAGCGACCAGCGGATGCGTGGAGTTCATCGAGGACGGGATCAACGGATTCCTGGCCGAGGACGACAACCGGATGGCCGAGGCCATGGCCCGGCTGTTGTCGGACCACGACCTCAGGGAAAGCATGTGGCACCACAACATGACCCAGCCTCCGCAGCACGACTGGCCGAGAGTCGTCGAGCTGACGATCGAGGAGTACCGTCGGGCTGCTGCGCTGCGTGGGCTGACCCTGGCCGACCGGTGACCCGGTGACGACGACAGCGCCCGGCGCGGTGGTGGTGCAGGCGTGGAACGGCTCACAGGACGTCGTCCTCACGGCCCTGAAACATGGACAGGACCCCGAACAGCTCCTGACCAGGCTGGGCTGGCGGGTGGAACGTCCGCTCCGAGCAGAACGGCGCGGCGCGGACATCGTGGTGGAGTTCGCGGTACGAGCAGCCTCGCCATGCTCTCCACCGCCCCCGTGGCACGACCGATCTCCTGTCCGGGAGGAGACATCTGCCGGCCAGCCGGATGTCCTACGTAGACAGCGGGTCTCCTCTGCAGTGCTGGTCATAGCAGACCTTCCGCAGGATGTCCGGCCCGCAGCCCGGTCGGTGCTGGCCACCCGCTATTCCGGGACAGTGGTCCGTTGGGAAGGCGCGTGGGGCCTACCCGGCGGAGGCCTCGAGCCTGCGGAGGAACCGGTTGCCGCCGCTGCTCGCGAAGCCTACGAGGAGACCGGACAAATCGTCGACGTGGACGACTTGGCTTTCGTCCAGAGCGCGCACTGGGTGGGGCGCTCGCCGGCAGGCGTGCTGGAGGACTTCCACGCAGTCCGCCTGGTTTATCGGGGGAGATGCGCTCGTCCGACCCCGGCGGTGGTGCACGATCTCGGCGGGACGACGGCCGAAGCCGCTTGGGTGGCGCTGTCTCGGGCGGACGAACTCGACTGGGCCCCTGGTCCGCGCGCGCAGCTGACTTCACTGGGCGTCTTGTCGTCGGTGGATTGAGCGGTGGCGGCGGTAGTGGTGCGGAGGGTGTCCGCTCGTCGTGGTTCGCTGCTTCAGCCTTGGTCGTCCTGAGGAGTGAGGATTCGTAATCCGGTGGGGAAGGCGCGGGGGTCGTCCGGTGGCCGGTCGGTGACGATGACATCGGCCTTGTCGAGGGGCGTGATATAGCCGGCTTGTCGGACGCCGAAGGCTGAGCTCGTGGCGAGGACGCAACGTTGTCGGGCTGACCGGAGCATTCCGCGTTGGGCGGAGACCTGACCGGGGGCTGTGGTCGTGTACCCGGTGTCGGGGTGGACGCCGTCGACCTCGACCAGGGCCCAGTCGGTGGGATGGTCGGCGAAGAAGTCGGCGGTGGCCGGCCCCGAGGTGACCAGCTGTCCGTTTCCTTCACGGAGTTCACCACCGGCGACGTGGATCCGGAAACCTGCCTGCCTGGCCAGGATGTCTACAGCTCTGAGGTCGTTGGTGACGATCGTCAGTTCTTCGAGGTCCAACAGCAGGGGGAGGAGGGCTTCGCTGATGGGGCCGCCGCTCAGCGCGAGGCATTGGCCGGGGCTGATGAGTCCGCGAACGGAGCGGGCGATGGAGGTGTGGCGTCGCTGTTCCTCGACCGGGTCGGTGTTCTCCGCCCGGCGGGGGTCTGCGTCCGGTCTGATCCGTACGCCGCCGTGGAGCCGTTCGACCAGGTCGGCTCGGGCGAGTGCTTGGAGGTCACGGCGAATGGTGGAGGTGTCCACCTCGAGGTGGTCGGCGAGAACCTTTACTTCTATGTACTCGCCGGAGCGCAACCGACCCAGGATCATCCGTTGCCGGTCGTTGAGTCTCATCCCGGTCCTCCCTGTCCGGTTCGGTCGTTCTGCGCCCACGGTACGCATCACGGGCTGATCTCCTGGTGAGGGGACCCTGACCGGGGGCGTGTCGGGCGAGCGTTGACGGCGCCCGGAAAGTGGCTGGCAGGGGGGGAGAAGAGGGGACTTGACAGTCCCCCGTGCGTGCGAGACCTTTTAAGCGCAGTGCACGTTTTCGTGCACCTTGTGCCTTGGACCGTGTGTTTGCAGTGCGCCGTTTTTCGAGGGGGAGGAAAGATGCGCCTTTCACCTGTCGTGGTTGCCGCGCTGCTCCTGCCACTCGCGCTCTCCTCCTGCGGATCGATCGACGCAGCCCAGGCAGAGCGACCTCCCGGCGGGGCGAAACCACCTGCTGCGGAGAGCATCGACCAGGGGGCCTACGTCAATGTGGTGAAACTCACCGGCATCGCCTGGTTCGACCGGATGAAGATCGGGGTCGAGGATTTTGGTGCCACGTCGGGCCGGAAAACCACCCAGGCCGGGCCGGCCACCGACAGTCCTGAGCAGCAGGCCTCCCTCATCCAGGCGTTGATCGCGCAACGTCCTGCAGGAATGGGCATCATCCCTTCCGACCCTCAAGCCGTCGACGCGGTGGTCAAACAGGCGCGCGGCGCCGGAATCCGCGTCGTGACCCACGAAGCTCCTCAACTGACCAGCCCGGACGCCGATGTCGAGGCCTTCGACAATGCCGACTACGGGCGGAAGATCATCAGCGGCTTGGGCGCCTGCATGGGCGGGCAGGGCGAGTACGTCCAGTTCGTCGGAAAACTGACCGCGACCTCGCACATGGCCTGGGCCAATGCCGTTGTCGAAGAACAACGATCCAGGTTCCCCGCGATGACCCGTATCGGTGACCCCGTGGAGAGCATGGACAGCGCGGAGATCGCTTACGTCAAAGCAAAACACCTGCTGCAAACCCATCCCCGGCTCAAAGGGTTTTCCGGCGCCTCCAGCCAGGACGTCGTCGGTATCGCTCGGGCTGTCGCCGAGGCGGGACTCCAGGACGAGACCTGCGTCCACGGCACCGGCGTCCCCTCGGAGACCAAACACTTCCTCGCTGAGGGAGCCATCGACGCAATCTACTTCTGGGACCCGGCCAAAGCCGGGA
It contains:
- a CDS encoding Mur ligase family protein — protein: MTAVAAGKAAMLAARVRGGGSALPGLIVERIDPSFLATSLSRVRGGIVVVSGTNGKTTTTKMLAEVLRAHDKEVFSNPTGSNFTRGVISSLLGKVGVDGRIHADFAVVELDEAHSIPFAQAVAPTHALLLNVARDQLDRFAEIDHTAELLARLASYTTTGFVLNRDDSFISRIAGRLEEAPRSQRPVPPRIGYFGVHPEIADRLPELLEADLRSDEETALPDLGAGDGLLRPIDENSFEILFGDGSKVGPLELRQRGLAAMINATAATTMARQLLGAEFDVAAAERALRNVAPPFGRGEVVDVDGQPLELVLVKNPAGFTVALGTYGSSPVATMIAINDDYADGRDVSWLYDVSFDSLAERGVAITSGVRAYDMALRLHYDDITTYAQEPDLEKALEQFLETYPNEPKRIFCTYTAMMALRRMLAARYGLAAIGEDNPGKSERLA
- a CDS encoding type 1 glutamine amidotransferase, with product MSTQDVVVTHPEGESKGTVVLVHIYPKEMSIYGDLGNTRVLQRRLNWHGYSCQLHRHHPGEDFPEDAHIVLGGGGQDSGQARVESDLERNGPVLKALADDGCPMLMICGMYQLFGNAFVTLEGRRLPGLGILDVTTTGNTTRMISPVVLETDYGKIVGYENHSGATVLGPGQQPFGRVLHGYGNNPEDGTEGAHTNRVFGTYLHGPILPANPVFADALIADAVERGLGRPFDGEDIDDTLALQARERQITRLLSGKEKRDRKGA
- a CDS encoding lysylphosphatidylglycerol synthase transmembrane domain-containing protein, whose amino-acid sequence is MEHAEPAKSTNPEPDPSKDASRTRAKDRFTRLVQVVVGLGAATFLLGWVLPWITHTSWTQILAELQRLGWAKAFLLFMLMMGGLYSYTFTLSASLPGLRHTPALIVNLCGSGVSNAMPGGGAMGVAAQYAIFRSWGFSHRNIGTSLIITTIWNLLVRALLPMFAILWLLADGATDLPHLIVVGGWGAVGVAAVMVSLAVGIIASDKGAHRIGRALDRVVKPMLRLFRKEYHQDVEAVAVDMRSRVIHVIRPGWVRLTLGIVGFLGIYFFLFRECMTAFGIDLPWSQAFACYALSRMLTMVPVTPGGIGVTELAAGLMIAFGADHAAAAASVVLFAIYSHILEIPLGLLSAGAWTATRRHYQVGQEDDPDDPPPGPLPVFH
- a CDS encoding PIG-L deacetylase family protein, coding for MSVPSVIIVSMSHTLVAFNAHPDDEALLEAGTLAEAAARGHRVVLVVATDGDQGMTSQSYRDSDGRTLGERRLNELRSSAASLGVSEVIHLGYADSGMTGDLPPDPPGRERFLRADPQDVVDRLVEILQAEQAQVLLGYDANGGYGHRDHVRVHEVARRAALIAGTPRLLEATVPRELIARTVELVGKVYRYPSDFDPAAFRRSYSPREEITFRIDVRRQIAAKRASMAAHASQAAADAGADRTLAAFLRLPAPVYALAFGREWFADASGLAPGEPIARRRPYRYPTFRTSAGTLERDVFAGL
- a CDS encoding glycosyltransferase family 4 protein; this translates as MKIALLSDCYLPRLGGIEVQVRDLAYHLLAAGHEVEVFTATLGDHDERGGVVEIVDGLPIHRMGIELPGRLPMNPLAAREMKHRLTVGSFDVAHVHMGITSPFTVDCTRVALQLGLPVSMTWHCMLGPAEPLFHISRIARMWARCGVAMNAVSRVAAGPVQRALGPWGTCHVLPNGIDASTWWREPDDQTALEPPSRDSELQVVSAMRLANRKRPLPFLQVMRQVRQMIPEVPFRVTILGEGRQGSLVRAYVKRYGMTDWVDLPGRVSRPELLNLYHSSHIYASPAKLESFGIAALEARCVGLPVVGRATSGCVEFIEDGINGFLAEDDNRMAEAMARLLSDHDLRESMWHHNMTQPPQHDWPRVVELTIEEYRRAAALRGLTLADR
- a CDS encoding NUDIX domain-containing protein, translating into MTTTAPGAVVVQAWNGSQDVVLTALKHGQDPEQLLTRLGWRVERPLRAERRGADIVVEFAVRAASPCSPPPPWHDRSPVREETSAGQPDVLRRQRVSSAVLVIADLPQDVRPAARSVLATRYSGTVVRWEGAWGLPGGGLEPAEEPVAAAAREAYEETGQIVDVDDLAFVQSAHWVGRSPAGVLEDFHAVRLVYRGRCARPTPAVVHDLGGTTAEAAWVALSRADELDWAPGPRAQLTSLGVLSSVD
- a CDS encoding DeoR/GlpR family DNA-binding transcription regulator; its protein translation is MRLNDRQRMILGRLRSGEYIEVKVLADHLEVDTSTIRRDLQALARADLVERLHGGVRIRPDADPRRAENTDPVEEQRRHTSIARSVRGLISPGQCLALSGGPISEALLPLLLDLEELTIVTNDLRAVDILARQAGFRIHVAGGELREGNGQLVTSGPATADFFADHPTDWALVEVDGVHPDTGYTTTAPGQVSAQRGMLRSARQRCVLATSSAFGVRQAGYITPLDKADVIVTDRPPDDPRAFPTGLRILTPQDDQG
- a CDS encoding autoinducer 2 ABC transporter substrate-binding protein, translating into MRLSPVVVAALLLPLALSSCGSIDAAQAERPPGGAKPPAAESIDQGAYVNVVKLTGIAWFDRMKIGVEDFGATSGRKTTQAGPATDSPEQQASLIQALIAQRPAGMGIIPSDPQAVDAVVKQARGAGIRVVTHEAPQLTSPDADVEAFDNADYGRKIISGLGACMGGQGEYVQFVGKLTATSHMAWANAVVEEQRSRFPAMTRIGDPVESMDSAEIAYVKAKHLLQTHPRLKGFSGASSQDVVGIARAVAEAGLQDETCVHGTGVPSETKHFLAEGAIDAIYFWDPAKAGKAVMKATQLLAEGKKLSDGEDLGVEGYRRLRQSTDNPLVFLGDAALSATKDDVMKYDF